In the genome of Candidatus Campbellbacteria bacterium, one region contains:
- a CDS encoding PilT/PilU family type 4a pilus ATPase, with protein sequence MSSHDYAQELFDLLDITVKEGASDLHLSPGYNPTIRVSGTLIPLVKKDVLTPEDTEGLMGVLVTPENRDIFLRNKEIDFSYSFKDGEARFRGNCSYSRGTIDIVLRFIPKKIRTIEELALPSILADFARREQGFFLVVGPVGHGKSTTLAAMIDVINSERADHIVTIEDPIEYIFEPKKSMINQREIHIDTEDFHIALRQMFRQDVDVAMVGEMRGQETIATAVTAAETGHLVLSTLHTNSASQTIDRIIDSFAPEQQDQVRLQLAGSLIGIFSQRLVQRVSGGLVPAYELLINTKATANLIREARTHEIDTVIETGSEYGMIDMNRSLAELVRRGDITVETARIHSLNPAVLERLI encoded by the coding sequence ATGTCATCACACGACTACGCACAAGAACTCTTTGATTTACTCGACATCACCGTTAAAGAAGGTGCCTCTGATTTGCACCTTTCCCCCGGGTACAATCCAACCATTCGCGTTTCTGGCACACTCATTCCATTGGTGAAGAAAGATGTTCTTACACCCGAAGACACGGAAGGTCTTATGGGTGTACTTGTCACACCAGAGAACCGCGATATTTTTCTACGCAACAAAGAAATAGATTTTTCATACAGTTTTAAAGATGGGGAAGCGCGTTTTCGTGGAAACTGCTCATACTCTCGAGGAACAATTGATATTGTGTTGCGTTTTATTCCTAAAAAGATTCGCACCATCGAAGAACTTGCACTGCCATCTATTTTGGCGGACTTTGCACGACGTGAACAAGGATTTTTCCTTGTGGTGGGTCCTGTTGGCCACGGAAAATCAACAACACTTGCCGCAATGATTGATGTGATTAACTCTGAGCGAGCTGACCACATTGTAACGATTGAAGACCCTATTGAATATATTTTTGAACCGAAGAAATCAATGATTAATCAGCGTGAGATTCACATTGATACTGAAGATTTTCATATCGCACTTCGTCAAATGTTTCGTCAGGATGTTGATGTTGCCATGGTAGGAGAAATGCGTGGACAAGAAACCATCGCAACCGCCGTAACGGCCGCCGAAACAGGACACCTCGTGCTCTCAACACTACACACCAACAGTGCATCACAAACAATTGACCGTATTATTGACTCATTTGCTCCTGAACAACAAGACCAAGTGCGTCTTCAACTTGCAGGTTCATTGATTGGAATCTTTTCTCAGCGTTTGGTTCAGCGCGTGTCTGGTGGTCTTGTTCCTGCATACGAATTGCTCATTAACACGAAAGCAACGGCAAACCTGATTCGCGAGGCCCGCACGCACGAAATAGACACCGTTATTGAAACAGGTTCTGAATACGGCATGATAGATATGAATCGTTCTCTCGCAGAGCTCGTTCGCCGTGGAGATATTACTGTTGAGACAGCTCGCATTCACTCCCTCAATCCCGCGGTGCTGGAACGGCTTATTTAA
- a CDS encoding GspE/PulE family protein, which yields MSFLNELAQKGVIDELSVSAFEKEAQTTGKSIEDVVRAHGVLPEEVLLAKGVHFGLPTKAITAPISFEILKYIPEESAQHYQIAPLSVTDGALEVGIVDPDNTEARDALQFIASKIDMPFKLFLISQSDFEGILKNYEGLTGEVTKALTDLETELSDEEEELSRKLQEAGKKGKDGSETALVEDAPVTKIVATILKHAIEGDASDIHIEPTAENVRVRFRVDGALSTNLVLPLSVHSAIVARIKILCNMKLDERRKPQDNRFSARISGRKIDFRVSTFPAYYGEKVVLRILDSEKGVLPLSQIGFSERNLKIIRNAITRPYGLILISGPTGSGKTTTLYSMLQEVDRETQNVLSLEDPVEYSIAGMNQSQVRPEIGYTFASGLRTTLRQDPDIIMVGEIRDKETAQLAIQAALTGHLVFSTIHTNNAIGAIPRLIDMGVDPFLIGPTLILTMAQRLVRKLCPDTGKKMPMEGGLQAMFDRQFADLPKEYRSEIPTSTDLYGLEPTDDCPNGTRGRVAVFEVAEMTKELEHIILTDPVEPKLFTAARAHGMITMREDALMKSMRKEVPFEEVNTLGGLYDTADETFSVENVKEQDTPVV from the coding sequence ATGTCTTTTTTAAACGAACTTGCACAAAAAGGTGTTATTGATGAGTTGTCTGTGAGTGCGTTTGAGAAAGAGGCGCAAACAACAGGCAAAAGTATAGAGGACGTTGTTCGTGCCCATGGCGTTTTGCCTGAAGAAGTTCTCTTGGCAAAAGGGGTGCATTTTGGCCTTCCTACAAAAGCAATTACCGCACCCATTTCATTTGAGATTTTAAAGTACATTCCAGAAGAGTCCGCACAGCACTATCAAATTGCACCACTTTCCGTTACAGATGGGGCACTAGAAGTTGGTATTGTTGACCCTGACAATACGGAAGCACGCGACGCATTGCAGTTTATTGCATCAAAGATAGATATGCCGTTCAAGCTTTTTCTCATATCGCAATCCGACTTTGAAGGTATTCTCAAGAACTACGAAGGCTTGACGGGAGAGGTGACAAAGGCACTCACTGATTTGGAAACGGAGCTTTCTGATGAAGAAGAAGAATTGTCCCGCAAACTACAAGAGGCAGGAAAAAAAGGCAAAGATGGTTCAGAAACGGCGTTGGTAGAAGATGCGCCGGTAACAAAAATTGTAGCAACCATTTTGAAACATGCCATTGAAGGAGACGCATCAGACATCCACATTGAACCCACGGCAGAAAATGTCAGAGTTCGTTTTCGTGTTGATGGCGCGCTCTCAACAAACCTTGTTTTACCTTTGAGTGTGCACAGTGCTATCGTCGCTCGTATCAAGATTCTTTGTAACATGAAGCTTGATGAGAGGCGCAAACCGCAAGATAACCGATTTTCGGCACGAATCAGTGGTCGGAAAATAGATTTTCGTGTCTCAACATTTCCCGCATACTACGGAGAAAAAGTGGTGTTGCGTATTCTTGACTCAGAAAAAGGCGTGTTGCCACTTTCACAAATCGGTTTTTCTGAACGAAATCTTAAAATAATTCGTAACGCAATCACGCGCCCGTACGGTCTCATTCTTATTTCTGGTCCAACGGGTTCAGGAAAAACAACGACACTGTATTCAATGTTGCAAGAAGTGGACAGGGAAACACAAAACGTGCTCTCGCTGGAAGATCCAGTTGAGTACAGCATCGCGGGCATGAACCAGTCCCAAGTACGTCCGGAAATCGGATACACGTTTGCGTCAGGACTTCGCACAACACTCCGCCAGGACCCAGATATCATCATGGTGGGAGAAATTCGAGATAAGGAAACTGCACAGCTTGCCATTCAAGCCGCACTCACTGGCCACCTCGTTTTTTCTACGATTCACACAAACAATGCCATCGGAGCTATTCCACGTCTTATTGATATGGGTGTTGACCCGTTTTTGATCGGTCCAACACTTATTTTAACTATGGCACAACGTCTTGTGCGTAAATTGTGCCCAGACACAGGAAAGAAAATGCCCATGGAAGGTGGTTTGCAGGCGATGTTTGACAGACAATTTGCTGATTTACCAAAGGAGTATCGTTCCGAAATACCCACATCAACTGATTTGTATGGTTTAGAGCCAACAGACGATTGTCCAAATGGAACTCGTGGACGCGTGGCAGTATTTGAGGTTGCTGAAATGACCAAAGAGCTTGAACACATTATTCTCACCGATCCTGTTGAACCAAAACTATTCACAGCCGCACGTGCGCACGGTATGATTACTATGCGCGAAGATGCACTTATGAAGAGCATGCGCAAAGAAGTTCCTTTCGAAGAGGTAAATACCCTTGGAGGACTCTACGATACAGCAGATGAAACATTCTCTGTTGAGAATGTAAAAGAACAGGACACACCCGTGGTATAA
- the pilO gene encoding type 4a pilus biogenesis protein PilO, with translation MRFISSIIFIILSLAIFFGFTNGRYEKTKDVRLEIARFDDALQKASDLAVLRDSLKEKFNSFSQNDLHRLDTLLPNTIDTVRLIIDINGIARRHDLTVLNIVVDGAADTSSKKTTIGPQEKPYGTILVSFNITTSYDRFKSFLGDLENSLRLIDVDSVTLGEENPITGMTTYAIRAKTYWLR, from the coding sequence ATGCGTTTTATTTCAAGTATCATTTTCATAATTCTTTCTCTGGCCATCTTTTTTGGTTTTACAAATGGCAGGTATGAAAAAACCAAAGACGTGCGCTTGGAAATAGCTCGTTTTGACGATGCTCTTCAAAAGGCAAGCGATTTGGCTGTACTCCGCGATTCTCTCAAAGAGAAATTCAATTCGTTTTCACAAAACGACCTACATCGTCTTGACACACTTCTTCCTAATACTATTGATACCGTCCGTCTTATTATTGATATCAACGGCATTGCCCGCCGGCACGATTTGACTGTTCTCAACATTGTTGTTGATGGTGCTGCGGACACAAGTTCAAAAAAAACCACTATAGGACCACAAGAAAAACCGTACGGCACCATTCTGGTCTCTTTTAACATAACGACATCATACGATCGATTTAAGTCATTTCTTGGAGACCTTGAAAACAGCCTCCGTTTGATTGATGTGGACTCCGTTACGCTCGGGGAAGAAAATCCTATCACTGGAATGACGACATATGCAATTCGTGCAAAAACGTATTGGCTTCGCTAA